A window of Nitrososphaerota archaeon contains these coding sequences:
- a CDS encoding ABC transporter permease produces MNCLGGWEEIGFGLIRALQLIFSGDPEVLRITLLSLRVSGTATLLGAAIGIPVGASIALRRFPARTLLISLINTLMGLPPVVVGLFLYLILSNFGPMGFLRLLYTPEAMVLAQLILVAPITAGVTLSAVSNVDARLKEMAVSLGADSLQEVRIILREARLGLLTAIIVGFGSAISEVGAIMMVGGNLLGYTRALTTAIVLLTNQGDFTEAIALGIILLGLAFAINILLTYLQLRTKAGLFAADSDQHRHVAQSTR; encoded by the coding sequence GTGAATTGTCTGGGCGGCTGGGAAGAGATAGGCTTCGGGCTCATCAGGGCTTTGCAGCTAATCTTCTCAGGCGACCCAGAGGTTCTCCGAATAACACTCCTCTCTCTTAGAGTATCAGGCACCGCTACACTGCTAGGTGCTGCTATTGGCATACCGGTAGGTGCCTCGATAGCGCTGCGAAGGTTTCCTGCTAGAACGTTGCTGATAAGCTTAATCAACACACTGATGGGTTTGCCGCCGGTAGTTGTCGGGCTATTCCTTTACCTAATTCTTTCGAACTTCGGTCCCATGGGCTTCCTACGGCTACTCTATACTCCTGAAGCGATGGTGCTGGCTCAACTGATCTTGGTAGCACCTATTACGGCCGGAGTCACACTCTCCGCAGTCTCTAACGTCGATGCCCGTTTGAAGGAAATGGCAGTCTCATTGGGTGCAGATTCTCTGCAAGAAGTCAGAATTATTCTGAGAGAGGCTCGTTTAGGACTATTGACCGCAATTATCGTGGGATTCGGATCAGCTATTTCAGAGGTTGGCGCAATAATGATGGTGGGCGGTAACCTACTCGGATATACAAGAGCTTTAACCACTGCCATTGTGCTTCTGACTAATCAAGGCGATTTTACCGAGGCAATTGCTCTAGGCATCATTCTTCTCGGCTTAGCTTTTGCTATCAATATCTTACTGACCTATCTCCAGCTCAGAACCAAAGCCGGACTGTTCGCTGCGGATTCGGATCAGCATCGTCACGTTGCACAATCTACGCGTTGA
- a CDS encoding ATP-binding protein, whose amino-acid sequence MRYNLQDDVLDQVMDAVITVDNESNITYLNKSAAKQYTVDAKSALGSKLTDLYKITWLKPADEPNFRASLEKFGHWHGENIHRLKDSGEIHVESTVTVLKDASGEKIGLLNIHRNITRCKIAENELQKSEKHLSIIQRAAGVGAWDWNVAENTIAWSPETYTIYGLDPNTPVSYEQALSLIHPEDRSRITNLLNELQIHHSKIWKVEYRIAHRSLGMRWLLNWGKVVYNSEGKIIRIVGVSFDITERKNIEDSLKHRIEDLQTLVDERTEQLREAERLAVIGETAGMVGHDLRNPLQSIVITVYLAEEELSSLAEGKAKTNLQQFLETINEQVNYINKIVSDLQDYAEPLVLRSEETDLGQAITDSVRAITLPENIQQSIRIEDNFPKMTIDPFLIKRVLINLITNAVQAMPNGGKLKISASRKKGNVLINVEDTGVGIPDEHKPHLFKPLFTTKSKGQGFGLAASKRIVESYNGSITVESEVGKGAKFTIHLPLTKR is encoded by the coding sequence ATGAGGTATAATCTTCAAGATGACGTGCTGGATCAAGTAATGGATGCAGTAATCACTGTTGATAATGAATCTAACATTACGTATCTGAATAAATCGGCGGCGAAACAGTACACTGTAGATGCGAAAAGCGCTCTAGGATCGAAGCTAACAGATCTATACAAAATTACTTGGCTCAAACCAGCAGATGAGCCAAATTTTCGCGCTTCACTGGAAAAGTTCGGTCACTGGCACGGCGAGAATATTCACCGCCTGAAAGACTCAGGAGAGATACATGTTGAGTCAACTGTTACTGTGTTAAAGGACGCTTCAGGGGAAAAGATTGGGCTACTAAATATCCATCGCAACATTACTAGATGCAAAATAGCTGAAAATGAGTTACAAAAGAGTGAGAAGCATCTGTCAATTATTCAACGAGCCGCTGGCGTCGGCGCATGGGATTGGAACGTTGCGGAGAACACGATCGCTTGGTCCCCTGAGACATACACTATCTACGGATTAGATCCAAATACACCTGTAAGTTATGAGCAAGCACTATCTTTGATTCACCCAGAGGATCGCAGCCGAATAACCAACCTTCTAAATGAATTACAGATTCATCATTCAAAGATATGGAAAGTAGAGTATCGTATCGCTCATCGATCGCTTGGCATGCGTTGGCTACTAAACTGGGGTAAGGTAGTCTACAATTCAGAAGGCAAGATCATCCGGATCGTCGGCGTTAGTTTCGACATTACAGAGCGCAAGAACATTGAAGATAGCCTCAAACACCGTATCGAAGACCTGCAGACATTAGTTGATGAGCGTACTGAACAGCTTAGAGAGGCAGAACGGTTAGCCGTAATCGGCGAAACAGCGGGGATGGTAGGTCACGATCTTCGCAATCCACTTCAATCCATAGTTATCACGGTCTACTTAGCTGAGGAAGAGCTTAGTTCTCTAGCTGAAGGTAAAGCCAAAACCAATTTACAGCAGTTTTTGGAGACGATTAACGAACAGGTAAATTACATCAACAAAATCGTTTCAGACCTCCAAGATTACGCCGAACCCTTAGTTTTGCGCAGCGAGGAGACTGATTTAGGGCAAGCTATCACAGACTCAGTTCGAGCCATCACTCTACCTGAAAACATTCAACAATCAATCCGAATAGAAGATAACTTTCCAAAGATGACGATAGACCCTTTCCTCATTAAACGGGTGCTCATCAATCTAATCACTAATGCAGTTCAAGCCATGCCTAACGGAGGAAAACTGAAGATAAGCGCGTCAAGAAAAAAAGGTAACGTACTTATCAACGTTGAAGATACCGGCGTAGGAATACCTGATGAGCACAAGCCTCATCTTTTTAAACCGCTTTTCACAACCAAGTCTAAGGGACAGGGATTCGGGCTGGCCGCCTCTAAACGCATCGTAGAATCTTACAACGGCTCGATTACAGTTGAAAGCGAAGTCGGTAAAGGCGCCAAGTTCACAATTCATCTGCCTCTAACGAAAAGGTAA
- a CDS encoding pyruvoyl-dependent arginine decarboxylase translates to MGPIPKYFFLTKGVGKHKEYLQSFELALRSAGIQYCNIVNVTSIVPPGCKLLSKEKGVEMLKPGQVTFVVLARNSTNEPNRLAVASIGVAIPSGKNDYGYLSEHHTFGQTEEVAGDYAEDLAATMLATTMGIPFDPEKDWDERKQLFKTTGLIIKTTNITQSAEGDKKGLWTSVIAAAVFIL, encoded by the coding sequence ATGGGACCAATCCCTAAATACTTCTTTCTAACCAAAGGGGTTGGCAAACACAAAGAATACTTACAATCCTTTGAACTAGCCTTGAGATCCGCAGGAATACAGTACTGCAACATCGTGAATGTAACCAGCATAGTGCCGCCCGGCTGTAAACTGCTTTCAAAGGAGAAAGGTGTAGAGATGCTGAAACCCGGCCAAGTAACATTTGTTGTCCTGGCTAGAAACTCGACTAACGAGCCGAATCGGCTGGCTGTGGCATCAATAGGTGTTGCCATACCATCTGGTAAAAACGATTATGGCTACCTCTCAGAGCATCATACCTTCGGGCAAACGGAGGAAGTAGCTGGAGACTATGCGGAGGATTTGGCGGCAACTATGCTGGCGACAACAATGGGGATTCCTTTCGACCCTGAGAAGGATTGGGATGAAAGAAAGCAGCTCTTCAAAACCACAGGTCTGATAATCAAAACTACCAATATAACGCAGTCTGCTGAAGGAGACAAAAAAGGATTGTGGACATCGGTCATCGCAGCTGCAGTATTCATACTGTAG
- a CDS encoding substrate-binding domain-containing protein: protein MKGKYLVGIIAVIVAAAAAFAFIGLNGPTQSTPPERLVIATTTSTVDTGLLDYLKPSFDNKFHANMTWLYLGTGQALAVASRGDADILLVHDRVREDAFVKAGNGTHRVTVMYNDFVLIGPQDDPAGVKGMSNVTEAFKLIAAKGEAGKATFVSRGDKSGTNALELRIWSSAKINTKGKPWYVEAGQGMGPTIKISNEKQAYTVSDRGTWIKLKAEMGDNLKMQILVEGDKSLLNPYGIILLNAEKYPNINSKLAEKFFLFMISDEGQGLIANYKVGGNQLFFPIFGKPEQIGLPSEKSEVQYWAQQLTSNQMKPPNWVQQIMAVAIPSLFTGDKN from the coding sequence ATGAAGGGTAAATATCTAGTTGGAATTATTGCAGTAATTGTCGCTGCCGCTGCAGCCTTTGCCTTCATAGGGCTAAACGGCCCGACCCAGTCAACTCCACCGGAGCGTCTTGTCATCGCGACCACAACCAGTACAGTGGACACGGGACTTCTTGATTATCTTAAGCCTAGCTTTGACAATAAGTTTCACGCAAATATGACTTGGCTCTACCTTGGCACGGGTCAGGCGTTAGCCGTTGCGTCACGAGGTGATGCGGACATTCTGCTTGTACACGACCGAGTCAGAGAGGACGCGTTTGTAAAAGCCGGTAACGGCACGCATCGAGTCACAGTAATGTACAACGACTTCGTTCTCATCGGCCCGCAGGATGATCCGGCGGGTGTAAAAGGGATGAGCAATGTTACCGAGGCGTTCAAACTTATCGCAGCGAAGGGTGAAGCTGGTAAAGCGACCTTTGTTTCGCGTGGAGACAAGTCGGGAACCAATGCTCTTGAGCTGAGAATCTGGTCCTCGGCAAAGATAAACACAAAGGGGAAGCCATGGTATGTAGAGGCGGGGCAAGGAATGGGTCCCACCATTAAGATTAGTAACGAGAAACAGGCGTACACGGTGAGCGACAGAGGTACTTGGATTAAGCTGAAAGCTGAGATGGGTGATAATTTGAAGATGCAGATACTCGTCGAAGGCGATAAATCCCTACTAAACCCATACGGAATCATACTGTTGAACGCAGAAAAGTATCCCAACATCAACTCGAAGCTTGCCGAGAAGTTCTTTCTCTTCATGATCTCTGACGAGGGTCAAGGATTGATCGCTAACTACAAAGTAGGTGGGAACCAACTCTTCTTCCCAATCTTCGGGAAACCAGAACAAATAGGACTACCGTCCGAGAAGAGCGAAGTTCAGTACTGGGCCCAGCAGTTAACATCGAACCAGATGAAGCCTCCGAACTGGGTTCAACAAATCATGGCCGTCGCCATCCCATCGCTCTTCACAGGCGACAAAAACTAG
- the wecB gene encoding UDP-N-acetylglucosamine 2-epimerase (non-hydrolyzing): MTSAGRVIIVAGTRPELIKLASVFEWMKRLNLDFQFIWSGQHYDHDMSTIFMEQLGIPRPDTDLDVRSGTDAQQTSKVMLGIEESVKREHASLVLAQGDTNTVVATALAATKSLVPFAHVEAGLRSWDRTMPEEINRVVADSVAEIHFAPTKLSAINLAHEGVALDRIHVTGNTVVDAIKKCREQAVSQGQDIINKLALDKHSFALITIHRRENTDDVTRLNEIIEALTDFSSHLPVVFPVHPRTKKTLSTLGILDKLTSHRNIFLLEPQGYFEFLGLLSLCRIVLTDSGGVQEEALTLMTPTVTLRYNTERPETVLAGINRLTGVQKKHILKTALNMSEKRDEIVSRLKSKANPLGDGRAGERIAKMAKRAVEEGINLKTCNTCKDPHITYRLTTLSPPKSRVNTNVHIEDNIITAYNSQGFAEVDIRKASKIVVRGPKTSLENTSRGVLTKRKLNLIKI; encoded by the coding sequence GTGACTAGCGCAGGCAGAGTTATCATAGTAGCTGGAACTAGACCTGAGCTCATAAAACTAGCATCAGTCTTTGAATGGATGAAACGCCTCAACCTCGACTTTCAGTTCATCTGGAGCGGTCAACACTACGATCACGACATGAGCACAATTTTCATGGAGCAGTTGGGTATTCCTAGGCCAGATACCGATCTAGATGTACGCAGTGGTACCGACGCGCAGCAAACCTCCAAGGTAATGTTAGGTATCGAGGAATCAGTTAAGCGAGAGCATGCCTCACTTGTTCTTGCTCAAGGTGACACCAACACCGTTGTTGCCACTGCATTAGCCGCCACTAAATCACTTGTCCCTTTTGCACATGTGGAAGCTGGACTCAGATCCTGGGACAGAACAATGCCCGAAGAGATTAACCGAGTTGTGGCGGATAGTGTAGCTGAGATCCATTTCGCCCCAACTAAATTATCCGCTATCAACCTTGCACATGAAGGAGTTGCCCTAGACAGAATCCACGTTACAGGGAACACCGTTGTAGACGCCATCAAAAAGTGTAGAGAACAAGCTGTATCACAAGGCCAAGACATTATCAACAAACTAGCTTTAGACAAACACAGTTTTGCTCTAATAACAATACATCGACGAGAAAACACCGATGATGTCACAAGGCTCAACGAAATCATCGAAGCCCTAACAGACTTTTCTAGTCATCTCCCAGTAGTGTTCCCAGTTCACCCACGCACCAAAAAGACTCTATCCACATTGGGCATTCTCGATAAGCTTACTTCGCACAGAAACATCTTCCTGCTGGAGCCACAAGGCTATTTTGAATTCTTGGGTCTGCTATCCTTATGTCGAATAGTTCTAACAGACAGCGGAGGAGTCCAAGAAGAAGCCCTAACATTAATGACTCCAACAGTTACACTTAGATATAATACAGAAAGGCCGGAGACCGTTCTCGCAGGCATCAATCGACTTACTGGAGTTCAGAAAAAACATATTCTAAAGACGGCGCTGAACATGTCAGAAAAAAGAGACGAAATAGTCTCTAGACTGAAGTCAAAAGCAAATCCACTCGGCGATGGCAGAGCTGGAGAACGCATCGCCAAGATGGCAAAGCGCGCCGTTGAAGAAGGTATCAATTTGAAGACATGCAACACCTGTAAAGATCCACACATAACTTACCGGCTAACAACATTAAGTCCTCCAAAATCAAGAGTAAACACTAACGTCCATATAGAAGACAACATCATAACTGCCTATAATTCACAAGGCTTCGCCGAAGTCGATATTAGAAAGGCCAGCAAAATAGTGGTTCGTGGTCCTAAGACAAGTCTAGAAAACACCTCAAGAGGAGTGCTCACAAAGCGAAAATTGAATTTGATCAAAATCTAA
- a CDS encoding TOBE domain-containing protein, giving the protein MSARNRFKGVVKNVEKGAIMAKVKIEVKSPITITALISKEAVEDLGLKNGGNVEAIIKATQVMIATEE; this is encoded by the coding sequence ATGAGTGCAAGAAACCGGTTCAAGGGCGTCGTGAAAAACGTGGAGAAAGGCGCGATAATGGCGAAGGTCAAAATCGAGGTAAAATCACCCATAACAATCACTGCCTTAATCTCGAAGGAAGCCGTCGAAGACTTGGGCCTCAAAAACGGCGGAAATGTTGAGGCCATAATTAAGGCAACTCAAGTCATGATAGCAACTGAAGAATAA
- a CDS encoding glycosyltransferase, giving the protein MKILVIPTTDWVGHPVLERQHHLFEYIAQKHEVHVLRFKYYDKKNLTTATTVHETNERMTDSLALFYTINAAKHKQSIQRIVKENKIEAVVLSNVLPALTSINELHKKVPIVFDLSDHFPSSGAGYLFNVRSPLGKLAVRSLEMILKYVLTRSHLTVTCSQPLSDYARRLGAPRVTIIPNGVSDHFLQNYDGAAVRNMYGLGNAVVIGFVGMIEFWLNTLPLLQAIKDLKGSMNLKLFIVGKYFQTKSEFDIKRRIEDLQISENVVWSNGFVPYKDLPSYISAMDICTIPFDHTHPTAYYSAPNKLWEYLALQKPVMCTPLPDVLACAKSYVNIATRREDYTKIIQDYATNPHHYLDRAKSSRETVLKRTWVELAKEYEKTLHSLIDSHPTLRGG; this is encoded by the coding sequence ATGAAGATTCTCGTTATCCCGACAACAGATTGGGTCGGTCACCCCGTGCTTGAACGACAACACCACCTCTTCGAATATATTGCGCAAAAGCATGAAGTGCATGTTTTACGCTTCAAATATTACGATAAAAAGAATCTCACTACCGCAACCACAGTCCATGAAACAAATGAAAGGATGACTGATTCGCTAGCGCTATTCTACACAATTAATGCGGCAAAACATAAGCAGTCTATTCAACGTATTGTGAAGGAGAATAAAATAGAGGCGGTCGTTTTATCAAATGTCCTTCCTGCGTTAACATCGATAAACGAGCTGCACAAAAAAGTACCGATCGTCTTTGATTTGTCAGATCATTTTCCTTCATCCGGTGCCGGCTACCTATTCAACGTCCGTTCGCCGCTGGGTAAACTGGCCGTGAGAAGCCTTGAAATGATACTCAAATACGTATTGACCAGAAGTCATCTCACAGTCACCTGCTCTCAACCACTAAGCGATTATGCGCGTAGGTTAGGTGCGCCAAGAGTCACAATTATTCCTAACGGAGTTTCGGATCATTTTCTACAAAATTACGATGGTGCTGCAGTCAGGAACATGTATGGCCTCGGCAACGCGGTCGTTATTGGATTTGTCGGTATGATAGAGTTTTGGCTTAACACACTACCCTTACTGCAAGCCATAAAAGATCTTAAAGGAAGCATGAATTTGAAGCTGTTTATCGTCGGGAAATATTTTCAGACAAAAAGTGAATTTGATATTAAGAGAAGAATTGAGGATCTGCAAATAAGCGAGAATGTGGTATGGTCAAACGGCTTTGTCCCATACAAAGATCTCCCGAGCTACATTTCAGCTATGGATATATGCACAATCCCATTCGATCATACCCATCCCACAGCGTACTACTCAGCACCAAACAAGCTTTGGGAGTATCTCGCGCTACAGAAGCCAGTAATGTGCACGCCTCTCCCAGATGTCCTAGCCTGTGCCAAGAGCTACGTAAATATCGCGACAAGACGCGAAGATTACACAAAGATTATTCAGGACTATGCAACAAATCCTCATCACTACCTAGATCGAGCCAAGTCCAGTAGAGAAACCGTGTTGAAACGCACATGGGTTGAACTGGCGAAGGAGTACGAAAAAACTCTTCATTCATTGATAGACAGTCATCCTACTTTAAGGGGCGGGTAA
- a CDS encoding phosphate ABC transporter ATP-binding protein produces MALRNASLNLNKGEILAIIGPSGAGKTTLLRLVDLLIQPTSGIIIFNDVNTSGDAKHQRSLRRQMSLVLQYPALFDTTVFNNVALGLKIRSYPEAAIKEKVEDILTVVGLSGFEKRMVKTLSGGEAQRIALARALVTEPTLLLLDESTSNLDPKNVSIIEDIVRAANTKSQVTVMLATHNLNQAKRLAHRVAFLLDGDLVEEGATKEIFERPRDERTATYVDGKMIY; encoded by the coding sequence ATGGCTCTTAGAAATGCATCTCTCAATCTCAATAAAGGAGAGATTCTAGCTATTATAGGTCCGAGCGGCGCAGGCAAAACCACTCTTCTGAGATTAGTTGATCTCCTCATCCAACCAACCAGCGGCATCATCATTTTCAACGATGTAAACACCAGTGGAGACGCAAAACATCAGCGCTCCTTACGGCGGCAGATGAGCCTGGTACTTCAGTATCCTGCTCTATTCGATACGACCGTTTTCAATAACGTCGCCTTAGGCTTGAAGATACGAAGTTACCCTGAAGCCGCTATCAAGGAAAAAGTTGAAGATATACTGACCGTAGTTGGTCTCTCTGGATTCGAGAAGAGAATGGTAAAGACGCTTTCAGGAGGAGAAGCTCAGAGAATCGCATTGGCGAGAGCCCTCGTAACTGAACCAACCCTCTTACTACTGGATGAGTCTACATCTAATCTTGATCCTAAGAATGTCTCCATAATAGAGGATATAGTGAGAGCGGCTAACACAAAGTCTCAGGTGACCGTTATGTTAGCCACACATAATTTGAACCAAGCAAAACGCCTAGCCCACAGGGTAGCCTTCCTCTTAGACGGCGATCTAGTGGAGGAGGGCGCTACAAAAGAAATCTTTGAACGACCAAGAGACGAACGTACAGCAACCTACGTAGACGGCAAAATGATATATTAG
- a CDS encoding response regulator, protein MQANGSRILIVDDDKIILSILAKFLQRAGYQTDVAETSREALEKVKNQYYDVALMDIKLPDMEGTDLLLIMNRTSPRMTKIMMTGFASKENRERSLNRGADAYLVKPIAPQQLLKTIKEKLSAK, encoded by the coding sequence ATGCAGGCGAACGGATCGCGCATTCTCATAGTCGATGACGACAAAATTATACTATCGATTCTCGCAAAATTCCTGCAAAGAGCAGGGTATCAGACAGATGTGGCTGAGACCAGCCGAGAAGCTTTGGAGAAGGTCAAAAACCAATACTATGATGTAGCCCTAATGGACATCAAGCTGCCAGACATGGAGGGCACAGACCTACTGCTCATAATGAACAGGACTTCGCCGCGGATGACAAAAATAATGATGACAGGCTTCGCATCAAAAGAAAACCGTGAAAGATCCTTAAACCGCGGAGCCGACGCCTATCTCGTTAAACCTATAGCGCCGCAACAACTACTTAAAACAATCAAGGAAAAGCTAAGTGCAAAGTAA